The following proteins come from a genomic window of Campylobacter sp. RM16189:
- a CDS encoding TrmH family RNA methyltransferase — IALIEDGLSALNELKQCGFKLYATASGGKNVNEMKFGPKTALVMGSEGEGMPKKAILKCDECVGIKMKNGWDSLNVSAAFAIICDRIINE; from the coding sequence ATATCGCTCTCATAGAAGACGGGCTTAGCGCGCTAAATGAGTTAAAGCAATGCGGATTTAAGCTCTATGCAACAGCAAGCGGCGGTAAAAACGTAAATGAGATGAAATTTGGTCCTAAAACAGCTCTTGTTATGGGAAGTGAAGGCGAAGGAATGCCGAAAAAAGCGATCTTAAAATGCGACGAGTGCGTCGGTATAAAGATGAAAAACGGCTGGGATTCGCTAAATGTAAGTGCGGCTTTCGCCATAATTTGCGACAGGATTATAAATGAATGA
- a CDS encoding phosphatidylglycerophosphate synthase gives MNETSILQEIGLNEIARKTHIEAEYVGYIIDRNYEKLARLNVRGFIKILEREYNVNFKEWLEEYDQFVSKHKDETPQKSTAIFPKISSYTSTGKKSSWGLFWLLIILIVVSFLVWFFEGYKHIGSISSLFEDKNRSVSYTNTVVVEEAEKNINSIKETNVTINLPAPIAKQNIEQKPELIIVSAPTPQEEPAKADQIDENESKEQPEPEEKVQKIEPETILQIDTSKVNQIKSTEIGSQYITTGLNEVKIHPRKKVWIGIIDLESSKKRSVDTDKPLNINLDKKQLVVTGHGSINLDIDGEVVKFSTDNPKRFLVEQDKITLISYDDFVSLNKGKSW, from the coding sequence ATGAATGAAACTAGTATCTTACAAGAGATTGGACTAAACGAAATAGCCAGAAAAACGCATATAGAAGCTGAATATGTAGGTTATATTATCGATAGAAATTATGAGAAGCTTGCAAGACTAAATGTCAGAGGCTTTATTAAAATTTTAGAACGTGAATATAATGTAAATTTTAAAGAGTGGTTAGAGGAATATGATCAATTCGTATCTAAACACAAGGATGAAACTCCACAAAAAAGCACGGCCATTTTCCCAAAAATTTCATCATACACATCTACTGGTAAAAAATCATCCTGGGGTTTATTTTGGCTTCTTATTATCTTGATTGTAGTAAGTTTTTTAGTATGGTTTTTTGAAGGATATAAACATATAGGTAGCATATCTAGCCTATTTGAAGACAAAAATAGAAGTGTAAGCTATACGAATACTGTAGTAGTAGAAGAGGCTGAAAAAAATATAAACAGCATAAAAGAGACCAATGTCACTATAAATTTACCGGCCCCTATAGCAAAGCAAAATATAGAGCAAAAGCCTGAACTTATAATTGTATCTGCTCCCACACCTCAAGAAGAACCGGCCAAAGCTGATCAAATAGATGAAAATGAATCAAAAGAGCAGCCTGAACCTGAAGAGAAAGTTCAAAAAATAGAGCCTGAGACAATATTGCAAATAGACACTTCAAAAGTCAATCAAATAAAATCTACCGAAATAGGAAGCCAATATATAACAACCGGATTAAACGAAGTTAAAATTCATCCACGCAAGAAAGTTTGGATAGGCATTATAGATCTTGAAAGTAGCAAAAAAAGATCTGTCGATACGGATAAGCCTCTAAATATAAATTTAGATAAAAAGCAATTAGTAGTAACTGGGCACGGCTCTATAAATTTAGATATAGATGGAGAGGTTGTAAAATTTAGCACCGATAATCCAAAGAGATTTTTAGTAGAACAAGACAAGATAACGCTTATTAGCTATGATGATTTTGTGTCTTTAAATAAAGGCAAATCTTGGTAA
- a CDS encoding LL-diaminopimelate aminotransferase: MFDEIRFNTIERLPNYVFAEVNAIKMAARRAGEDIIDFSMGNPEGRTPQHIVDKLCESAQKDKTHGYSASAGIYKLRLAICNWYKRKYDVNLDPETEAVAVMGSKEGFVHLTQAIINPGDIAVVPDPAYPIHTQAFIIAGGNVAKMPLVYNEKYELDENKFFENLQNTIYSSSPKPKYVVVNFPHNPTTVTVQKSFYERLVAMSKKERFYIISDIAYADLTFDGYKTPSIFEVEGAKDVAVECYTLSKSYNMAGWRVGFVCGNKRLCAALKKIKSWFDYGMFTPIQVGATVALDGPQDCVEGIRQIYEKRRDVLIEAFDNAGWQIEKPSASMFVWAKIPPQVGNLGSLEFSKQLLTKACVAISPGIGFGEGGNDYVRIALIENENRIRQAARNIKKYLKEF, encoded by the coding sequence ATGTTTGATGAAATTCGCTTTAATACGATTGAGAGACTACCCAACTACGTATTTGCAGAGGTAAATGCTATAAAAATGGCCGCACGTCGTGCGGGAGAAGATATTATAGATTTTTCTATGGGAAACCCCGAGGGCAGGACTCCTCAACATATAGTCGATAAACTCTGTGAGAGCGCACAAAAAGATAAGACTCACGGATACTCCGCTTCAGCAGGGATCTATAAACTCCGCCTTGCTATTTGCAACTGGTATAAGCGCAAATATGACGTAAATTTAGACCCTGAAACAGAGGCTGTAGCCGTAATGGGGTCAAAAGAGGGCTTTGTGCATCTTACACAAGCTATCATAAATCCTGGAGATATAGCCGTAGTACCTGATCCTGCGTATCCTATTCATACTCAAGCATTTATCATTGCGGGTGGAAATGTCGCGAAAATGCCTCTAGTTTATAATGAAAAATATGAGCTTGACGAGAATAAATTCTTTGAAAATTTGCAAAATACCATCTACTCAAGCTCACCAAAACCAAAATATGTCGTGGTAAATTTCCCGCATAACCCTACGACTGTAACGGTTCAAAAGAGCTTTTATGAGCGACTTGTGGCAATGTCAAAAAAAGAGAGATTTTATATCATATCAGACATCGCATATGCCGACCTTACTTTTGACGGATACAAAACACCTAGTATTTTTGAAGTCGAAGGAGCAAAGGACGTAGCAGTAGAGTGTTATACTCTATCAAAAAGCTATAATATGGCTGGCTGGAGAGTTGGTTTTGTATGTGGAAACAAAAGGCTTTGCGCGGCACTTAAAAAAATCAAATCATGGTTTGACTACGGAATGTTTACTCCAATTCAAGTAGGCGCAACAGTGGCATTAGACGGTCCTCAAGATTGCGTAGAGGGAATTCGCCAAATTTATGAAAAACGTAGAGATGTCCTAATAGAAGCATTCGATAATGCAGGCTGGCAAATAGAAAAACCGAGTGCAAGTATGTTCGTATGGGCAAAAATACCTCCTCAAGTGGGCAATTTAGGAAGCTTAGAGTTTTCCAAACAGCTTTTAACTAAAGCTTGCGTGGCCATAAGTCCCGGAATAGGCTTTGGAGAAGGCGGTAACGATTATGTAAGAATCGCACTTATAGAGAATGAAAACCGCATTAGGCAAGCGGCAAGAAATATCAAAAAATATCTAAAAGAGTTCTAA
- a CDS encoding homoserine dehydrogenase — MNVAILGVGTVGEQVAKILIQNQKLISARAGKEIKPVIGVVRNLDKKRDVNLPLTNDINSVINRDDIDIYVELMGGVDEPYRVVSEILHRKKAVVTANKALLAYHRFKLQNLTGDTPFGFEASVAGGIPIIKALREGLSANQILSINGIMNGTSNYILTSMMNSGVKFEDALKKAQELGYAEADPTFDIGGFDTAHKLLILASIAYGVHGDPEDILIEGIEGITKDDIFFAQDFEYVIKLLAIAKKVGDKVELRVHPALVAKDKMIAKVDGVMNAVSLAGDAVGETMFYGPGAGGSATASAVISDLIDIARGTNFPMMGYKSPLEIKPLELLAQDEIRTKYYFRLKVDDKVGVLARITNLMSENNLSIDSFLQKPHIKNEENDKKATLFFTTHTSREADVKRVIRILEEQEFIREKPFMIRIEQ, encoded by the coding sequence ATGAATGTAGCAATTTTAGGAGTTGGCACAGTCGGCGAACAGGTGGCTAAAATTTTGATTCAAAATCAAAAGCTAATCAGCGCAAGAGCCGGCAAGGAGATAAAACCAGTCATTGGTGTTGTAAGAAATTTAGACAAAAAACGTGATGTAAATTTACCGCTTACAAATGATATAAATAGCGTTATCAATAGAGACGATATCGATATTTACGTAGAATTGATGGGCGGAGTTGATGAACCTTATAGAGTCGTAAGTGAGATTCTACATAGAAAAAAAGCTGTTGTTACAGCAAACAAAGCACTTTTAGCTTACCATAGATTTAAACTTCAAAATCTAACAGGAGACACTCCTTTTGGTTTTGAAGCTAGCGTGGCTGGCGGAATCCCTATTATAAAAGCTCTTAGAGAAGGTCTAAGCGCTAATCAGATTCTCTCTATAAACGGCATAATGAATGGAACCAGCAACTATATACTAACCTCTATGATGAATAGCGGAGTCAAATTTGAAGACGCTCTTAAAAAAGCTCAAGAACTTGGATACGCAGAGGCTGATCCTACCTTTGACATAGGCGGATTTGATACGGCTCATAAGCTGCTAATACTAGCAAGTATCGCATACGGTGTTCACGGAGATCCTGAAGACATACTGATAGAGGGTATAGAAGGCATTACAAAAGACGATATTTTCTTCGCTCAAGACTTTGAATATGTCATCAAACTTCTTGCGATAGCTAAAAAAGTAGGAGATAAAGTAGAGCTAAGAGTACATCCTGCACTTGTAGCGAAAGATAAGATGATAGCCAAAGTCGATGGAGTCATGAACGCAGTAAGTTTAGCAGGAGATGCTGTCGGAGAAACCATGTTTTATGGTCCTGGAGCTGGTGGAAGCGCTACCGCAAGTGCTGTTATAAGCGATCTAATCGATATTGCCAGAGGCACAAATTTCCCGATGATGGGATACAAATCACCTCTTGAGATAAAACCCCTAGAGTTACTTGCCCAAGATGAGATTAGAACCAAATACTATTTCAGACTAAAGGTTGATGATAAAGTCGGTGTTTTGGCTAGAATTACAAATTTAATGAGCGAAAATAATCTTTCAATCGATAGTTTTTTACAAAAACCACACATTAAAAATGAAGAAAATGACAAAAAAGCGACTCTATTTTTTACAACTCATACAAGCAGAGAGGCTGATGTCAAGCGAGTTATAAGAATACTAGAAGAGCAAGAATTTATAAGAGAAAAGCCATTTATGATAAGGATTGAACAGTAA
- a CDS encoding YraN family protein has product MGLNEYLFGISSEDIASRHVKNEGYEILDRNFSSKFGEIDIIAKKDEILHFIEVKATKGEYEAIYRLTPAKFEKILKTIDFYLLQNGLNSDFQVDLITIENDNIKWIKNISL; this is encoded by the coding sequence GTGGGCTTAAATGAATATCTCTTTGGAATAAGCTCAGAGGATATAGCCTCTAGGCATGTTAAAAACGAGGGATATGAAATTTTAGATAGAAATTTTAGCTCAAAATTTGGCGAGATAGATATTATCGCAAAAAAAGATGAAATTTTACACTTCATAGAGGTCAAAGCAACCAAAGGAGAGTATGAAGCGATATATAGACTAACTCCTGCTAAATTTGAGAAAATTTTAAAAACTATTGATTTTTATCTGCTTCAAAATGGATTAAACTCCGATTTTCAAGTGGATCTGATAACAATAGAAAATGATAATATAAAGTGGATAAAAAATATTAGTTTATAA
- the trxA gene encoding thioredoxin, with protein MGKYIELTSANFDVAKEGVALVDFWAPWCGPCRMLAPVIDELAEEFDGKAKICKVNTDEVQDLAVEFGIRSIPTLLFFKNGEVVEQMVGAQSKQAIADKINSLL; from the coding sequence ATGGGAAAATACATTGAGCTTACATCGGCTAACTTCGACGTAGCTAAAGAGGGTGTTGCACTTGTTGATTTCTGGGCGCCTTGGTGTGGACCTTGCAGAATGCTTGCTCCGGTTATTGATGAGCTTGCGGAAGAATTTGACGGCAAAGCCAAAATTTGCAAGGTAAATACAGATGAGGTTCAAGATCTGGCGGTTGAGTTTGGCATAAGATCAATCCCTACATTGCTATTCTTCAAAAATGGCGAAGTTGTTGAACAAATGGTAGGAGCTCAATCAAAACAAGCAATAGCAGATAAGATAAATTCGCTTCTTTAA